DNA sequence from the Callospermophilus lateralis isolate mCalLat2 chromosome 2, mCalLat2.hap1, whole genome shotgun sequence genome:
ATGCAGAAACCAGGCTCAGGAAGGGTTAAGGATAGAAGCAGGCTGCTCTGTCCTTGTGTCCTGTGATCTACAAGTTCACCAGAATGAAATGCTTTTTAAGGTCCAAATGTGTCCAAGTATCCTGCAGAGGAAGGGAGCACTCACCAAAGGTTCTAGAAGTTTGGGTTCTAGTCTTGACAGTGTTTATTGGCTTACCGTGACCTTAGGCTGGTAACTGTCCCTCTGACTCAGTCTGCTCAGCAGCCAGGATGTTGGTCAGATGGTCTGAAAGGGCCCTTCTGTCTTTGAACATTGGTAGTAATGCTAATAAAGATCATAATTGTTTCTTTACTTTGATCTGTAAGACCTTGCCTTAGGTGGACAATCTTCGTAAGTACCAGACTCTTTCATTGCACTTGTCATTTCTACTGCCAGGAACACTTAACCACCTCCACTTCCTGCACATTTGCTCTTCAGATCTTCACCAAAATATCACTTGCTTAGGATGCTCCCtacttcaaagactaggagttttcTTCCCCTATGTGAATTGTGCCCCTCCCGCCGCAGCCTCCAAATCTGTTCTGGTGATACAGCAATGAGGGCTGGGCTTTTAACCTTGCCACATTGACCAGCTCTAGGTCTCTGAGCTCACACATTATACCTGTGTTCCTTTTCTACCATGAGTCCCCCTCACTCCATCCATATTCCCTGAGACAGTTTGGGTCTCTGAATTTATGTCCCCATGGTACATACCGACTTCATTATGCTTCATTAAGTGCTTGTGTACTTCTTTGTCTAATATCTGAGTCCCctattcttttttccccccagtactaggaatggaacccaggtccttgcatgGCTAGGTAGCAAGCCCTCTACTACTGAGGCATATgcccaggccttttttttttgagacaaagtcccACTAAggtcctcaaacttgtaatcttcctgcctcagtctcccaagtagctggtattacaagcatgcaccactgcagcTGCCCTGTATCCCCTATTCTTTAGTGCCTATAAATGCCACAAAGGCAGGAAACCTGTCCTATTGCCCAACATCTAGCTCAAAGATGTACCTGAAAGTTTGTTTTGGAATGAATGTAATATACACTCTCATTTAGCCCAAGATCTTGTAAGGTTAATGTAATTGTGTTCCTCTTACACATGAGACAGGGATTCAGAGTGACTTTCCTAGGGTCACACATTGGCAGCACTGATGTGAAACCAGTGTCTCTAACATCAAGGCCTTGACTTCAACCTCACCTGCTATTTCTCATTCTAGGATCCTGTGCTGTGAAGACGTTTCCAAAGTGCCTTAGGTCAAGCAGAAAATCTCATCCACAGGCCGGGAAAGAAAAGACTGTTAGGTTGTGGAGGGGTAGTCTTGTCCAGCTCCTTATCTTCCTGGACTGTGGGACCCAAGGTGGACTTGTCCTTCTCCATGGCACACCGGCTGCAGCTACGTCTCCTGACATGGGATGTGAAGGACACACTGCTCAGGCTTCGGCGTCCTATAGGGGAGGAGTATGCCACCAAGGCCCGGGCCCATGGGCTGGAGGTGGAGGCCACAACACTGGGACAAGCCTTCATGCAGGTGTTCAAGGCTCAGAACCACAGCTTCCCTAACTACGGCCTGAGCCATGGCCTCACCTCCCGTCAGTGGTGGCAGGATGTGATCCTGCAGACCTTCCACCTGGCAGGTGTCCGGGATGCCCAAGCCGTGGCCCCCATCGCTGATGAGCTATATGAAGACTTCAGACACCCCTACAACTGGCAGGTATTGGATGGGGCTGAGAACACCCTGAGAGGGTGCCGCAAGCGGGGTCTAAAGCtggcagcagtctccaactttgacCACCGGCTACAGGACATCCTGGTGGGTCTTGGCCTGCGGGAACACTTTGACTTTGTGTTGACTTCTGAAGCTGCTGGCTGGCCCAAGCCAGACCCCCGCATTTTCCATGAGGCCTTGCGGCTTGCTCACATGCAACCAGCAGTAGCAGCCCATATTGGGGACAGTTACCTCTGTGATTACCAGGGGGCTCGGGCTATAGGCATGCACAGCTTTCTGGTGGTTGGCCCAGAGCCTCTGGACCCTGCCATCAGGGCTTCTGTACCTGAAGAACATATTCTTCCATCACTGTCCCATGTCCTGCCTGCCCTTGACCGCCTGGAGGGATCAACCCCTGGGTTGTGAGTCTGGTGAGGAAgtgtctgggccaaaataaacattGGAGGCCAGgagccctttctttctttccagatGTGGACTGTGCTCTTCCCCTGCAGCCTCCAAACCTGTTCTGATGATAACAGCAACAAGGGCTGGGCTTTTAGCCTTGCCACACTAACCAGCTCCAGGTCGAAGCTCACTCATTCACACCTGCGTTTCCTTTTCTCCCATGAGTCCCCCTCACCTCCATCTGGATTCTTTGAGGGCCCAAATAGTTTCAAAATCAAGCACTTTCTAggactgggagtgtggctcagttgtaaagtgcttgcctagcatatatgagccctggattctatccccagcaccaccacaaaaacaaaaacaaaaacaaaaaacaggcatTTAAAAACTTTTAGTAGCAAGGTCCTTTTGTCATTGGAGACCTAAAACCCTattatgaaataataataatttgaagcAGAATTCTTATTATTCAACCTTTGAGACCCACCTCCTCACCAAGCCTGAGTTTAGAACTTAATTTGATTCTAAGCCATTGCTGTAGGACACTGAATAGTCTAAACAGGAAATTTGACATAAAAAACAACCATGATTAGTCACAGAGTTAGACTGATGGCTATGCCTGCCCTGTGTTAGGTACTCTGCTAAGTTCTCAATGTGACCCTTGAAGCTCCCAAGTGGGCATAACTATCCCACCCACCCacacccccccctttttttttttcaaatgaagaaaTGGAGATTTGGGGTTAGGTGACATGGTAATGCAGCTGCAGTCAGCATGCGTGGGAACCAGGGTTCCAATTTAAACCCATCCAATTCCAAAGCCCATTGACTTGGACAACTAGGTTTCAAGTGGACAGGGACCCTTGTCACATAAAACAGTGCAGTAGAGATCCTGGGAGAAGAGGAACGTCATCCTGAGCAATGTCGTTCTTAAAGGGCACCCCAGTCACAGGGGCCAGCATGGGGATAGGAGATCAAGGGAACAAGGACGACGTGGGGAAAGCAGATGGAGGCTGAAGGATTAGGTTGGGTTTTAAAACTCCATGTCTCTTTCTGCCTCACCAATGCACTTGTTTCCCAGATCTCTCTGCTTTGCCCAGTGCCAAGCACAGATTTTAACCATAGACTTTAAAACACAGGCAGGCACAAATGTGTGGGTTCTGGTGCCAGTGGACAAGGAAGGCTCTGGACAGAACCCTAAGCTGGTGGTGAGATTGGGCAGAGGTTTGAGGGGACATTCCTGCAGTGTGCCCATGACCCGTGAGAGCTCTGTGGGAGGTGGAGGGAGCATGGCATGGGGGCCGTCCAGTGCCAAAGAGGAGAGGGTGGTTTTAACTCAGTTTTCTGGACAGGGGCTGTGCCCAGGCAAAGGTGGGAAAGACCCCTTCAAGCTTGATCAAACCATTTGTGTCTATCTTCCTTGGGCCTGGCACCAAGACCAGGTGACTCAACAGTAATGCCCAAGTGTCCCATCAGTGAAGACACAGGTCATGAACTTTAGTCTCAGAGCTGCAAGGGCCTTGGAGATCATCTCCACCTAGAGTTGCCAACCACAGGCCTGTGGGTTTAATCAGCCCAGTTTCTTTAAGTAAACTGTTAAGCAATCTAAtgagatttctcaaaaaaaaaaaaaaaaaaaagggcagggATGTGActgagtggtagagcgcttgcctagcatgcatgagaccccaAGTTCTATTCTGGcactggaattaaaaaaaaatcttttttttccacCTCAAGATGGGGATTTTTTCAGCTTTTCTCTGAAGACCTCTGCCCCCATCCATTCTGGGGCCACATTACTGCATGGCCAGAAATGGCTGAGGCAGAGGAATGGCTGTCTTTGAATCTTAAGACTATTTTATTTAATTGTCCACTGACCCCAGCGACCTTACTTTGTGACCTCCCCTGATTAAGCAATGATTTTCAAACAATGATTTTCAAGTGGGGAGGCCTCTGGTTCACATCCTCTTTGAACCCAGAGCCCTAAGTTGCAGgtagaattttgttttgtttttgcaatgcAAGGGATAGAACCCAAATGGGCCTCtcacatactaggcaagagctctaccactgaactccagCACCAGCCCTGATAaagctttttttggtactgggtattgaacgggggtactttactactgcactacatccccagccctttttatttttcattttgaggcagagtctccctaagttactgaggttggcctcgaacttgcaattgaatgtgcctctggagttgctgagattacaggagcaCATCACCATGCCCAGAGTAAGGCTGCTTTTTAAGAGTGTTCCTGAATAAAAGATTGAAGAACACTATTCTTGGGTCAGCTCATGAAGGAGAACACTAAGGGCTTTGCCCTTGATCTCAGTAAATGTCTGCAGGGTCTTTCTGCTAGGCCTCGCTGTGTGTGAGGGTTAAGACTGAGCCAGCACAGTCTGTAGCCAATTACTAACAAAGAACATACAAGAAGTCTTCAAGTTTTTAAGACCTTTAATCTGTCCATGTTCCCTAAGGTCAGTCCTCAGTTCTTACTTGAAGCTCTTTTAGACCTGAAACTCTTACCCTAGGTCTTTAAGTCAGAGGGGCACTCACCAGTAAATGTTTCAAGGGAAACATTTACTTATTCCACCCATTATCACGGGTGGGCACAAGCTGGCGCTCAGCCTCTGGGTCTGGGGCAAATGCCCATGGCTGTGCTGCCATTAGGTTTCCTGGAGGTAGGATTCCTCAGTCTTCTGAGTGCCAAGGCAGGACCTGGGCATTCCCAGGCCAGACTATTCTGCCCAAGAGCAGCCTCACAGAAGTTCTAAATCTCTTCCAGGTGGTCCTTgtgtactaaaaaaaatattttctcattgtGCCATGTCCTGAAAAAGATGGAGAAGTACTGAACTAAGAGGACAGTCTTCAGCCATAGGCTTCTCTGCAGAGAAtaccttccacatatgagaagcTGGGGGGAGGGGGCTGAAGTGCTTCTCCAGAAACTGCTCACCTGTCCATCTGTCCACCCATCTACTCACTCACCATAATTACTGCTCCCTCATTATGCACCAGATACCATGCTGGTTGCCAGAGATAAAGTGGTGAAGGAGACACCTCACAGGGGCAGATGCGTGGTAGACTGGGAGTAAAGTCCCAGGAGCCACAGATGGCCAGGATTTAAAGGATTTGTCCAGGTCTGAAACAATATCTACTGCTTCTAAGCTGCCCATTGGGCATGGACCCTGCTTCCCTTAGAAACCCCACATCATTTGGGGAAAGGACATCCAGCAGATATGTGGCCTGGCCTGAGAAGGTGATGGGAGGTGGAGCTGGCCTCCCTGTGGCCCAAGGTCAGTGGATGATGGAAATGGTCTGGTGGGCCACAGCGAAGACTGGGCGGAGGGGCCGAGGGAAGGCTGTGCGGTAAGAGTAGAGCACGGTGCCTGAGGCAGGCTCGAAGAAGAGCAGTTCTTGTGCCTGCAGGTCCAGCAGCACGCCCAGCTGCACGGGGCACTGCAGCAGCCCCAGGGGCTCGTGCCGCCCGTTGTGCGAGAAGCAGAACTCCTGATCATAGCGGGAGAAGACCCAGGAGTAGGCATTGTGGCCCAGGCGGCAGTCACTACCAGAACCCTTGCGGGGCAGCTGGCTTGAGGCCACGCCCACTTTATAGGCACAACTGTTCTGGACATTCACCATCCAGGCATGGAGCCCCTCCTGGAAGGAGGTGGCAGCCAGAGCATTGGGCCAGTGGTCGAAGCGCTCTGGGCCATCTGCACAGGCCTTGGACTTCTTGGCACTGAAGGTCAGGGTCCTTCGATCATCTGACAATTGCAGAGAGGGGCTGATAGTCTTCTCATCAATGCGGACGTCCTCTATGCCTGCCAGAAAGAATTCTGGAGTCATCCAGGCCCCTCCCAGAAAGCCCCAACCTGATCCCATAAGGTAGCAAAGAGATTGGTCATCACTCACTGGCATTCAGACTCAGACAAGCCATTtactctctctgagcctcagtttccttgtctgtaaaaCAGCTATCAAATAGAATATCACAGGGTGGTCATgaacattaaataaaatttaaaaaaaatacatgtaaagtGCCTAAcatgtaagtgctcaataaactgTACCCATGGTAACAGTAGTTATTACTAGCTGAAGATTTCAATTGTAAACTCTGACAGAAGTAAGGCAGAAAGAAAAGTGAGTTGCTCAGGGTTCCATGCTGAGTGAGAGGCAGGGTCAAATGAAGACTCAGCATTTTGTTGGTGCATCTAGCACAGGTCATCCTGATTACTAGCTGGTCATATCTGTGTCCTCCAGATATGACTTACCCTGGAGACAGAGCTCCTGAAGCTAGGAAGCATGAGACatgcagtttccaaaagttaatAGGCTGCTGAAAACTCAGGTGCCATCTTACACTAGAACCTAGTGTAGACAAGCTAGCTATAGCTTAGGTCAAAAATTTAAGGATAATATGCAGGGGGAgggttaaaatagaaaaaagagtcagtctaCTAACCTAACCTTCCCATGAACTGTGCAAAGACTACCACTGGAGTACAGAAGCTTCTATCCAGCCTTGGAGAAGCCTGCTTTGAGACCCCCATGCTAAATGGGAATCCCTGGAGGTAGAAGACGGCGTCATGTTAACCTGTGTGGCCCTAGGATGCAGCACAGAGCCAGGCCCACAGTCAGTCTGAGTCTCTGTAAAGCGCACGGATGAGACAAAGCCAGGCAGTATCCTCCCTGGTTCATCTGCCCTCCAGTTGGCCATcggttttattttcttaaagagaAAGCTGAGGTTTCCAAGAAATCATAATGAGCTGCCCTAGAAGGGCAGAAAGTAGGAGGATGTGCTTTACAGGAAGAAAATTAATCCTAGATCCAACCACAGGGCAGACTGGTCTAGCAATGAGAGGGACCTGGCCCAGCTGCTCAGCCCtatccacagccacagccccctgAGCAGCCAACTTCAGGCACCACAGGTTGCCTGAGCTACTGTTCCAGAAGCAAAccccaggcaggcaggcaggcaggcagacagacagacagacagacagaagcCCAGTTGCTCCTGAAGGTGTCAGGCTCTTGCAGCTCCTAACCTGAGAGAGACCCAAGAACCGCCGTTGCCCAGAGCTGGGTCAGTAGTGGACTCCAAGTGCACTTCTCATTAAAGTTTAATTTTTCTGATTCCTGGGGATCCAAAATGCCCTCTGCTTCCTCGGTCCTTATgcaggaggaaaaaaacagagaTTCAAGAAGCTTCTGGAAATACACCTGGATCATTATGGGGTGAGTGGAGGAGGAGAGAAGTAAAATTCTCCTACTATCACAGTGACATCAAGACTGGCAGCCAGCCAGGtatagtggcacacgcctgtagtcccagctattcagaacttgggaggctaaggctggaggaccacaggttcaaagccagtctcagcaacttagtgaggctgtaagcaacctcatttagaccctgtctctgaataaagaaattaaaaagggctggggatgtggttcagtggttaaaagcccctgggttcaatccttggtatcagaaagaaaaaagatttagcAGCCAATTCCACCCAGAAGCCACTAAAGGGGATCAAACCAGGGGCTtggtacatgtgaggcaagcactctaccaactaagctatatccccagcccctctaaaatacattaaaaaaaagaaaaaaaaggggctgaggatgtggcttagtggtcaagcgtccctgggttcaacacccaataccaaaaaacaaacaaacaaacaaaacagaaagaaagctCATGGTGGTCTGAGGGTGaggcacagcacttgcctagcatggaagAGCTGCTGGGTTCAATGCCAGCActgcaggagaaaaaaaaaaaaataagtttttaaaagcCCATGGCGAGGGCCTGGGGCTGCAGCAAGGtgattgagcacttgcctagcatataggcCCCAGTTCAATCCTCTCCTGCAAAaacaccaaaccaaaacaaataagCAATCAAAAAGAGGCCATGGCAAGGCTCTGGTTAATAAGTATATGTTCAGTGCTCCTCCGTGTGGGTCTAAAGCAACTGTCTAGACCAGGGGCAGGAAGACCCTGACCATCAAGCCATCCAGGGATGTCACTCAGTCGCATGCCTGACACTTTCTCCAAAGAGCAGAGACTGGGGAGAGGCCTAGGGTCTGTGACTACCTAAGCAAACCTCAGGACCATACTCACCTCTCAAAAATCTCCTGCTCCTTTTGctgcaaagaaagaaaacaatgtcAGACTTGGCACCAGACACCCAGCAGGCAATCAAAACTTGACTGCCTTGTAGAGAGGGTTCCATGTAGACACAGACTCTAGGACCaaagctcctactccttcccttaaAGCCAAAATCAAGTTGTATAGGTTGCTTTTCTCCCACTCACCCCCATGACACATGCACAGGATGAATACTCTACTGCTCCTACCCCAGGGGTATCCTGGGTTTCCCTCAACTCCACTTCAAGACCGTCGCCCATTTGCCAATATCCCCCATGAAGACTGTCAGCCTCTGGAAAGCTGAGACTCTCTGGATCTTCTATTGTGACTGTCCCAGTGTCTAGGACAGAATGTGCTCTGTGCAGGGAAGCTGGGTGACTTGTGAAAGCACAATGCAGGGCAGTCATGGAAACAGACCTACTGAAAATGCAGTGGGAGGGCCCAGTTGTTCCActttctccttcctctgcttGGCCTTTACCTCCGATGTCACACTGTCCCTTCAAAACTAAACGTATCTGTATATCTACACAATATTCTGAAAGATTATAAGCCAAATGTTAATCATGGTAATTTCTGGTAGGATTGGAGATGAGCTGTGTTTCATTGGAGCCCTCGTCAGCTCTCTCAAGCGCAGAGTGCCCTCGGCACACTCCTGAACTCTCTCCACCTTGCCACTTCCTTTCCCATGAGACTCTTATCACTTCTACATCACTTCATCCAGCAAGTCTTCCCTGACCCTTTCCTTCCCCCAGCCCAGATTGTGAAGTTCCTAGCTCTGAGTGATTACATATCCTTTAACATCCCAGTTCTCAATTTACATATTCATCTCCTTCATAAGGCTGGGAGCAGCTGGCAGCTGTATTCTGTAACTCTGCCCCATAGGGGCATGCCTAGCATGAAACAGTAAACATTTGTATACTACTGAAAGAATATCACTACCAGCTGCCCCAAATCCTCTTAAAATTTGATTTTCTGGCCTCAtgttaaagaagaaaatattcagtggtacttattaaagcacagtATGGAAGACTTATTCAGGAACATGGAGATAGGTACAggaaccactgcaactgggaagaGTATGGGCTCAACTCTGAATTCAACATGGGCAGGTGGGAATTCACAGCCCAGGAACATCTTGGAAGTCAGTGAATGGAAAATTACCAAGAGGAAATATAAGGATAAGGGGAATTTTGGCTAAATCTACTTATTAGGACTCTTGCTGAAGACAAGCCGGGATGAGCAGACATCACCTGAAGATGATGAAGGATGAGAAGCCCAATTAGGTATtgagaaaaatcagaaatcaagAATGGAGCtcgatggtagagcgcttgcttagcatgcatgaggcactgagttcgatccctggcaccccataaaaataaacaaataaaataaagttatttaaaaaaaaaaaaaaagaatgaaggggTTCTGGCTAAACTGACTTAGCGGGATTCTTTTGCTAAAAGTAGATTTTACAAAGAAGTACACGGATGGGCCTAGGAGAACATTCAGAAGCCAGACTAAAATTTAGCCAAGCAAGTAATCTTTGTCACTCAGTCCTGCTTCAAATCCTCTTTGCCACGCACCTCCTACCAATAAACATTTCCAGTGTTTTCAAACTCTGGGGCGTCTGGACTTCACCCTTGCCTGACTTACAATCAGCTGGAAGTCATCCAGATGGGTGAGCATGTCCACTAGGCTGGTGCGGATGGTGTCGAGCTTCTGCAGAGCCTCGGCCCAGTGTACCCGCTGGGTCAGGATGCTCTGGTGGGCCCGCTCCTCTTCGCCATGCACCTGTTCCAGTAACCGCTGCTCCTCACTCTCGCACAGACTCCTCACCAGGCTCAACCGCTGGATAACCAGCTCCCGTGCTGAACTGGCCATGCTCTGTCAGGGAGTAAAATGAAGAGTCAGGTCCTGGCAATGTCTCAGTCTGGATTAGAGCATTTGGGCTCAGAAGGAGGGAGTGTGAGATGGACTAGCAATGTCCACAATGGACATGCCAAGGGGAATGACAGTGTTGGAGCGATTTACTTCACATCCCAGCCTTAGACTTCCAAAATATGGtttagggggaaaaaattaaGATCCAGATGACTGGCTGTACCTCATGAGGCCATGATCACAGGATGAAGGAACTGGGCAGGATGTGGAGATCAACTGGAACCACCTGCTTATTGTCACAGTTGGGAATAGCAAGGCCAAGGGACCAAAGTCAGAGAATTACAGAAACTGCAAGGCAGAAGAGCCTATAAAGTCCTCCCTATTTCACTATGTAGAAGGACAAAAAGCATTACTTCCTAAGACTGTTCCAACTAATTCCTAATAGTTTTTATCTGCCACAGAAGAGACCTGAAAGAAATTCCCAGCCAAAGAAATTACTGAGTGTCTGCTAACTCCTGGCACAGTGTCTGACATACAGTAGGTACCCAAATATTCACTGGATGACTGAGTGGGACATTTTTCCTAACAATCACGAATCTCTCTTGGAAGCATGCACTGACAAATGGGTGGCAGA
Encoded proteins:
- the Hdhd3 gene encoding haloacid dehalogenase-like hydrolase domain-containing protein 3, with the protein product MAHRLQLRLLTWDVKDTLLRLRRPIGEEYATKARAHGLEVEATTLGQAFMQVFKAQNHSFPNYGLSHGLTSRQWWQDVILQTFHLAGVRDAQAVAPIADELYEDFRHPYNWQVLDGAENTLRGCRKRGLKLAAVSNFDHRLQDILVGLGLREHFDFVLTSEAAGWPKPDPRIFHEALRLAHMQPAVAAHIGDSYLCDYQGARAIGMHSFLVVGPEPLDPAIRASVPEEHILPSLSHVLPALDRLEGSTPGL
- the Bspry gene encoding B box and SPRY domain-containing protein isoform X1, yielding MSADGAGPGTGLGPGSEPAPLCPEHGQDLSWFCGSERRPVCAACAGVGGRCEGHRIRRAEQRAEELRNKIVDQCERLQLQSAGISKYMAEVLSGKNQRAVSMASSARELVIQRLSLVRSLCESEEQRLLEQVHGEEERAHQSILTQRVHWAEALQKLDTIRTSLVDMLTHLDDFQLIQKEQEIFERTEEAEGILDPQESEKLNFNEKCTWSPLLTQLWATAVLGSLSGIEDVRIDEKTISPSLQLSDDRRTLTFSAKKSKACADGPERFDHWPNALAATSFQEGLHAWMVNVQNSCAYKVGVASSQLPRKGSGSDCRLGHNAYSWVFSRYDQEFCFSHNGRHEPLGLLQCPVQLGVLLDLQAQELLFFEPASGTVLYSYRTAFPRPLRPVFAVAHQTISIIH
- the Bspry gene encoding B box and SPRY domain-containing protein isoform X2, which translates into the protein MSADGAGPGTGLGPGSEPAPLCPEHGQDLSWFCGSERRPVCAACAGVGGRCEGHRIRRAEQRAEELRNKIVDQCERLQLQSAGISKYMAEVLSGKNQRAVSMASSARELVIQRLSLVRSLCESEEQRLLEQVHGEEERAHQSILTQRVHWAEALQKLDTIRTSLVDMLTHLDDFQLIVSQARQKEQEIFERTEEAEGILDPQESEKLNFNEKCTWSPLLTQLWATAVLGSLSGIEDVRIDEKTISPSLQLSDDRRTLTFSAKKSKACADGPERFDHWPNALAATSFQEGLHAWMVNVQNSCAYKVGVASSQLPRKGSGSDCRLGHNAYSWVFSRYDQEFCFSHNGRHEPLGLLQCPVQLGVLLDLQAQELLFFEPASGTVLYSYRTAFPRPLRPVFAVAHQTISIIH